One window of Flavobacteriales bacterium genomic DNA carries:
- a CDS encoding response regulator transcription factor: MAIRALIVDDEADARHNLQLMLEEQCPNVEVVGMAATADEARKLIGTMDPQALFLDIKMPGEDGFSLLRSLPEPHLPVVFTTAYDEFALRAFKENALDYLEKPIDPEELDRAVGKLERTVGDPGETKRRSEGLHALMNDPASPLSTRVAVPSRDGLVLLRHEDILYLEASDSYTVVHVRDGKRTISSKHIRVFETNLDPKKFFRVHKSYIINLEHLRSFSRSEGNMAVLDNGALVPVSRRRLPDLLAMINTF; the protein is encoded by the coding sequence ATGGCCATACGCGCACTGATAGTGGACGATGAGGCGGATGCCCGCCATAACCTTCAGCTGATGCTTGAAGAGCAATGTCCGAACGTGGAAGTGGTGGGCATGGCGGCCACGGCCGATGAGGCCCGGAAACTGATCGGAACGATGGACCCGCAGGCGCTTTTCCTTGACATCAAGATGCCCGGCGAGGACGGCTTTTCGCTGCTGCGCTCCCTTCCGGAACCCCATCTCCCTGTGGTCTTCACCACGGCCTACGACGAGTTCGCCCTGCGTGCCTTCAAGGAAAATGCCTTGGACTATCTGGAGAAGCCGATCGACCCGGAAGAACTGGACCGGGCCGTGGGCAAGCTGGAGCGCACGGTGGGCGACCCTGGTGAGACCAAACGGCGCAGCGAAGGCTTACATGCCCTGATGAACGATCCGGCATCGCCGCTGAGCACCCGTGTGGCCGTGCCCAGCCGCGACGGGCTGGTACTGTTGCGCCACGAGGACATCCTCTATCTGGAAGCCAGTGACAGCTACACCGTGGTGCATGTCCGCGACGGGAAGCGCACCATCAGCAGCAAGCACATCCGCGTGTTCGAGACCAACCTCGACCCCAAGAAATTCTTCCGCGTCCACAAATCCTACATCATCAACCTGGAGCATCTGCGGAGCTTCAGCCGCAGTGAAGGCAACATGGCCGTGCTGGACAACGGTGCGCTGGTGCCGGTGAGCCGCCGCCGCTTGCCGGACCTCTTGGCGATGATCAATACTTTTTGA
- the radA gene encoding DNA repair protein RadA: MRRRGAFPAAGGRTFHHLTRGAHPPWREYSPRPASLAFAVPKPPKLRSQYVCKNCGAVHAQWLGQCSTCKEWNTLVEEVRDRVEEKRGTPASIRNRDQRPVAISDISAEDGPRITLGDRELDRVLGGGVVPGSLILIGGDPGIGKSTLMLQTALRTPQLSTLYISGEESAQQVKMRAERLSEELGKKADGSNCFVLTETNTQNIFRQIEELQPGLVIVDSVQTLHTAVLDGSPGSVGQVRECTSELMRYAKATGIPMVLIGHITKDGAIAGPKVLEHMVDCVLQFEGDRDHAYRLLRPLKNRFGSTNELGIYEMRGSGLAIVEDPSQVLLGDRGPRPSGVCVAATLEGMRPLLIEVQALVSSAVYGTPQRSATGFDLRRMNMLLAVLEKRCGFRLGQKDVFLNLAGGFRVEEPAIDLAVVCAVLGSNADIPVPMDCCFAGEVGLTGEVRPVTRTEQRISEAAKLGFAKIFVPKGTKGLPKSSGIEIVPVGRVDEVLGQLFG; this comes from the coding sequence ATACGGCGGCGAGGTGCTTTCCCTGCCGCTGGTGGAAGGACTTTCCACCACCTCACTCGTGGAGCGCATCCGCCATGGCGGGAGTACTCCCCAAGGCCTGCGAGCCTCGCCTTCGCCGTACCCAAACCGCCTAAACTCCGCTCGCAGTACGTCTGCAAGAACTGCGGCGCGGTGCATGCCCAGTGGCTTGGCCAGTGCAGCACCTGCAAGGAGTGGAACACGCTGGTGGAGGAAGTGCGGGACCGCGTGGAGGAAAAGCGCGGAACACCGGCCAGCATCCGCAACCGCGACCAACGCCCGGTAGCGATCTCCGATATCAGCGCTGAGGACGGGCCGCGCATCACCTTGGGCGACCGTGAACTGGACCGCGTGCTTGGCGGCGGCGTGGTACCCGGCTCCTTGATCCTCATCGGTGGCGACCCCGGCATCGGCAAAAGCACGTTGATGCTGCAGACGGCCTTGCGCACACCGCAGCTATCCACGCTGTACATCAGTGGGGAAGAAAGTGCTCAGCAGGTGAAGATGCGCGCCGAGCGCCTTTCCGAGGAATTGGGAAAGAAGGCCGACGGCTCCAACTGCTTCGTTCTCACCGAGACCAATACCCAGAACATTTTCCGCCAGATCGAGGAGTTGCAACCCGGCCTGGTGATCGTGGACAGCGTGCAAACGCTCCATACCGCCGTGCTGGACGGAAGCCCCGGCAGCGTGGGCCAAGTGCGCGAATGCACCAGCGAGCTCATGCGCTACGCCAAGGCCACTGGCATCCCCATGGTGCTGATCGGCCACATCACCAAGGACGGCGCCATCGCCGGACCGAAGGTGCTGGAACACATGGTGGACTGTGTGCTGCAGTTCGAAGGCGACCGCGACCATGCCTACCGGCTGCTGCGCCCGTTGAAGAACCGCTTCGGCAGCACCAACGAGCTGGGGATCTATGAGATGCGCGGCAGCGGCCTCGCCATCGTGGAGGACCCCAGCCAAGTGCTTTTAGGCGACCGCGGCCCGCGCCCCAGCGGCGTATGCGTAGCGGCCACGTTGGAAGGCATGCGGCCTCTCCTGATCGAGGTGCAGGCCTTGGTGAGCAGCGCCGTCTACGGTACCCCACAACGCAGCGCCACCGGCTTCGACCTGCGCCGGATGAACATGCTGCTGGCGGTTCTGGAGAAGCGCTGCGGATTCAGGCTGGGCCAGAAGGACGTATTCCTCAACCTCGCTGGCGGCTTCCGCGTGGAGGAACCCGCCATTGACCTCGCGGTGGTCTGCGCCGTGCTGGGCAGCAATGCTGACATCCCCGTGCCCATGGATTGCTGCTTTGCAGGCGAAGTGGGCCTTACCGGCGAAGTGCGCCCGGTAACCCGCACCGAACAGCGCATCTCAGAAGCCGCCAAGTTGGGCTTCGCGAAGATCTTCGTGCCGAAAGGAACCAAGGGATTGCCCAAAAGCAGCGGGATCGAGATCGTGCCGGTGGGACGGGTGGATGAGGTGCTGGGGCAGTTGTTCGGGTGA
- a CDS encoding flippase-like domain-containing protein, which yields MKRTVIAILKVGLPLAIGVWLVFYFYDALEPKQREELFEAFRQADLRWLILASFVGWLSHISRAWRWRYILEPMGYRPGFWNCYHAVMIGYFMNLFLPRAGEASRAVSLYRTEKVPFEKGFGTILAERAVDMLMLLGIAGVTLLLQLEKLDLFKSRIAAFRESQGPAQEGGIAWGPWIMAGLAAIAIVAVYLIATRPTLRYKVRELLRGFSQGLRAVFRTKDRVGFLLHTLIIWAAYVGMFKLGFYALPETVDVPMAGILAGFVAGAVGIVLVQGGIGVYPAFVALIVSIYMLPPVGGGYIRPEALAMGWLLWVAQTLMLIVLGGLSLLLLAIKRPAAK from the coding sequence GTGAAGCGGACAGTGATCGCCATATTGAAAGTGGGCCTGCCACTGGCCATCGGCGTATGGCTGGTGTTCTACTTCTACGATGCCTTGGAACCTAAGCAGCGGGAGGAATTGTTCGAGGCATTCCGGCAGGCTGATCTACGCTGGTTGATCTTGGCAAGCTTCGTGGGTTGGCTCTCCCATATCAGCCGGGCATGGCGCTGGCGTTACATACTGGAGCCGATGGGCTACCGCCCCGGGTTTTGGAACTGCTACCACGCGGTGATGATCGGCTACTTCATGAACCTCTTCCTGCCCCGCGCGGGCGAGGCCAGCCGCGCCGTCTCTCTTTACCGCACGGAGAAGGTGCCTTTCGAAAAGGGCTTCGGTACCATCCTGGCCGAACGCGCCGTGGACATGTTGATGCTCTTGGGGATCGCCGGGGTCACCCTGCTGCTCCAGCTCGAAAAACTGGACCTGTTCAAGAGCCGCATCGCGGCCTTCCGCGAATCGCAGGGGCCTGCGCAAGAGGGTGGCATTGCCTGGGGACCGTGGATCATGGCGGGGCTTGCCGCCATCGCCATCGTCGCGGTCTATCTCATAGCCACTCGGCCCACGCTGCGCTATAAAGTGCGCGAGCTGTTGCGCGGCTTCAGCCAAGGCCTGCGCGCCGTGTTCCGCACCAAGGACCGCGTCGGCTTCCTGCTGCACACCTTGATCATCTGGGCCGCCTACGTCGGTATGTTCAAGCTGGGCTTCTACGCCCTTCCGGAAACGGTGGACGTGCCCATGGCCGGCATCCTCGCCGGCTTCGTGGCCGGTGCCGTGGGCATCGTGCTGGTGCAGGGCGGCATCGGGGTGTACCCGGCCTTCGTGGCGCTCATCGTCAGCATCTACATGTTGCCTCCGGTGGGCGGCGGCTACATCCGTCCCGAGGCACTCGCTATGGGCTGGCTGCTCTGGGTGGCCCAAACGCTGATGCTGATCGTGCTCGGCGGACTGTCCCTACTTTTATTGGCCATCAAAAGGCCCGCAGCCAAATGA
- a CDS encoding pantoate--beta-alanine ligase: protein MELTTHPAQAALWSASQRRNARRIAFVPTMGALHEGHLALVRHAREHADTVVASIFVNPLQFNDKKDLERYPRHPEEDRRMLGEVGCDMVFSPVAEELFHDFKPVEYDLNGLDGILEGASRPGHFQGVVNVVERLFHYVRPDLALFGEKDRQQLAVIHHVTDRLRWPVEIIGHPIVRAEDGLALSSRNQRLSAEEREMAPVLYSVLRAVQDAAFKLPVAEALQAGLHVLAERPSVQLDYLQVAHPDTLQPLTSWDEVSEAAALIAAQVGPVRLIDNITLRR from the coding sequence TTGGAACTCACCACCCACCCCGCACAGGCTGCTCTTTGGTCGGCGTCCCAACGCCGGAATGCCCGGCGTATCGCCTTCGTCCCCACCATGGGCGCGCTGCACGAAGGCCACCTCGCCCTCGTGCGCCATGCCCGCGAGCACGCCGACACCGTGGTGGCCAGCATCTTCGTGAACCCGCTCCAATTCAACGACAAGAAGGACCTCGAACGGTATCCGCGGCATCCCGAGGAGGACCGGCGCATGCTCGGGGAGGTGGGCTGCGACATGGTATTCTCGCCCGTGGCCGAGGAGCTGTTCCATGACTTCAAGCCCGTGGAATACGACCTGAACGGCTTGGACGGGATCTTGGAAGGCGCATCACGGCCGGGGCATTTCCAAGGCGTTGTGAACGTGGTGGAACGCCTGTTCCATTATGTGCGCCCGGACCTGGCCCTCTTCGGCGAAAAGGACCGGCAGCAATTAGCAGTGATCCATCATGTCACGGACCGTCTTCGCTGGCCCGTGGAGATCATCGGCCATCCGATCGTGCGGGCGGAGGATGGCCTCGCCCTGAGCTCGAGGAACCAACGGCTTTCCGCGGAAGAGCGTGAAATGGCACCCGTTCTGTACAGTGTGCTTCGTGCGGTGCAAGATGCAGCATTCAAGCTACCGGTCGCAGAAGCGCTCCAGGCCGGCCTGCACGTGCTGGCCGAGCGACCATCGGTCCAGCTGGACTACCTCCAGGTCGCACATCCGGACACGCTTCAGCCCTTGACGAGCTGGGACGAAGTATCCGAAGCCGCAGCGCTCATCGCCGCCCAAGTAGGCCCCGTGCGCTTGATCGACAACATTACCCTGCGCCGATAA
- a CDS encoding glycogen/starch synthase: MKNAKVLTISQNIHPFTDGSGMAKATRQLPQGILEKGNEIRVFMPKFGSINERRHQLHEVIRLSGMNLIINDTDHALLIKVASVPSARMQVYFIDNEEYFKRKATIEDDDEVFFPDNDERALFFCRGVLETVRKLGWRPDIIHCHGWMTAFIPLYVRHFFNDDPHFEDAKIVFSAYDDKPEALDKELPKKLAMEGFDKTLLKGLGKCTTDDLLKFAMGMSDALVKGSPKLSRSMDTAIKAMDKPLLTYSKDADERLDAHLEFYQSVMEEALV; the protein is encoded by the coding sequence TTGAAGAACGCGAAGGTCCTCACCATATCCCAAAACATCCACCCCTTTACGGATGGTTCAGGTATGGCGAAGGCCACCCGGCAGTTGCCCCAGGGCATTTTGGAGAAAGGCAACGAGATCCGGGTGTTCATGCCGAAATTCGGCTCCATCAATGAGCGTAGGCACCAATTGCACGAGGTGATCCGGCTCAGCGGGATGAACCTGATCATCAACGATACGGACCACGCCTTGCTGATCAAGGTGGCCAGCGTGCCCAGTGCGCGCATGCAGGTCTACTTCATTGACAACGAGGAGTATTTCAAGCGGAAAGCCACCATCGAGGACGATGACGAGGTCTTCTTCCCGGACAATGACGAGCGCGCGCTCTTCTTCTGCCGCGGGGTGCTGGAGACCGTGCGCAAGCTCGGCTGGCGGCCGGACATCATCCATTGCCACGGCTGGATGACCGCGTTCATTCCCTTGTACGTCCGCCACTTCTTCAATGACGATCCGCACTTCGAGGATGCCAAGATCGTGTTCAGCGCTTACGACGACAAGCCGGAGGCCTTGGACAAGGAGCTTCCCAAGAAGTTGGCCATGGAAGGCTTCGACAAGACCCTGCTCAAGGGCTTGGGCAAGTGTACCACGGACGACCTGCTCAAGTTCGCCATGGGCATGAGCGATGCCTTGGTGAAGGGCAGCCCCAAGCTCAGCCGCTCCATGGATACGGCCATCAAGGCCATGGACAAGCCCCTGCTCACTTATTCCAAGGATGCGGATGAGCGCTTGGACGCCCACTTGGAGTTCTACCAGAGTGTGATGGAGGAAGCGCTCGTCTGA
- a CDS encoding DUF4270 domain-containing protein → MSTSTPAVLVRSALAAVLLFGLFAAEGCKKPEDDLGLSVLDPADTLGTVRTDTVSIVAWTRIADSVQTSALSSNEIGSYLDPQFGRVTTGTVTQLRLSVNDVGPADESLVCDSLVLSLAYSTVDPYYGTLDPQTIRVFRLNEDLTTDSIYRSNRQPVTDNVDLVQEGSSLHFTPFPVDSPLVGGVRVTPQLRIPLSTDLGKELLGLWGQPTLADNASFLAFFKGLYVVPDETGQSPSTGGIWRFNLLNGASKMTLYYHDGAGVNSSFDFIIGSSGVRYTYAKFDRSSATGITQALSDTSQGQQVTYIQAMGGLRPEIRFPYLDRYANSPYQTLAKAELIVSVANDDTASYPPPSLLYPLRKDADGIDRFLPDQDPGLGVLGGFYEAETKEYHFNMTRWVQGVINGTYANTGLAFVPGSSGISVNRAALAGPQHPDHPMKLVLTFTTY, encoded by the coding sequence TTGAGCACATCCACCCCCGCCGTTCTTGTACGGTCCGCGCTTGCGGCTGTGCTGTTATTTGGCCTGTTCGCCGCTGAAGGTTGCAAGAAACCGGAGGACGATCTTGGGCTTTCCGTACTGGACCCCGCGGACACATTGGGTACCGTCCGCACCGATACCGTTAGCATCGTGGCATGGACGCGGATCGCGGATTCCGTGCAAACCAGCGCACTGAGTTCCAACGAGATCGGTAGCTACCTCGATCCACAGTTCGGGCGGGTGACTACGGGCACGGTCACGCAGCTGCGGCTCAGTGTGAATGACGTGGGCCCCGCCGATGAGAGCCTCGTTTGCGATTCCTTAGTACTGTCCTTGGCGTATAGCACGGTAGACCCTTATTATGGGACCCTCGACCCACAGACCATCCGCGTGTTCAGGCTGAATGAGGACCTGACGACGGATTCCATCTACAGGAGCAACCGCCAACCCGTGACGGACAATGTGGACTTGGTGCAGGAGGGTTCGTCGCTTCACTTCACTCCTTTTCCCGTCGATTCGCCCTTGGTCGGTGGGGTACGCGTGACACCGCAGCTGCGCATTCCGCTTTCCACGGATCTCGGCAAAGAGCTGCTTGGGTTATGGGGCCAGCCCACATTGGCCGACAACGCCTCTTTCCTGGCCTTTTTCAAAGGACTTTATGTCGTTCCGGACGAGACGGGTCAATCACCGTCGACCGGCGGGATCTGGCGCTTCAATCTCTTGAACGGGGCCTCCAAGATGACCCTGTACTACCACGATGGGGCAGGTGTGAACTCTTCGTTCGACTTTATCATCGGATCGAGCGGCGTGCGCTATACATATGCCAAGTTCGATCGTTCTTCCGCCACTGGGATCACGCAAGCTTTGTCGGATACTTCCCAAGGTCAGCAAGTCACTTACATCCAAGCCATGGGCGGCCTTCGCCCGGAGATCCGCTTCCCGTACTTGGACCGCTATGCCAACAGTCCTTATCAGACATTAGCCAAGGCTGAACTGATCGTTTCCGTGGCCAATGATGACACGGCCAGCTATCCGCCCCCATCGCTATTGTACCCACTGCGCAAGGATGCGGACGGCATCGACCGCTTCCTGCCGGACCAGGACCCGGGGCTGGGGGTCTTGGGCGGCTTCTATGAGGCGGAGACCAAGGAATACCATTTCAACATGACGCGCTGGGTACAAGGTGTGATCAACGGCACCTATGCGAACACGGGCCTGGCCTTCGTACCGGGCAGCAGCGGCATATCGGTGAACAGGGCAGCCCTTGCCGGACCCCAGCACCCGGACCACCCGATGAAACTGGTGCTTACCTTCACCACATATTGA
- the glmS gene encoding glutamine--fructose-6-phosphate transaminase (isomerizing), whose amino-acid sequence MCGIVGYVGKKEAYPILINGLKRLEYRGYDSAGVALIGPDGLNVRKCKGKVSDLEAHVNGAQMLGTIGIGHTRWATHGEPNDVNAHPHVSNSGDLALIHNGIIENYATLKEELIKRGHEFKSETDTEVLVHLIDDIQRSEGTDLPESVRLALENVVGAYAIVVLDRKTPDLLVAARKSSPLVIGIGEDGDHFLASDATPIVEHTRNVVYMEDGEIAIIERDKGLRVRNIKNQEKRPSIQALEIQLEALEKSGYEHFMLKEINEQPRSIRDSMRGRLNLAQGEIVLGGIKDYEQKFVNAKRILIVACGTSWHAGMVGEYLFEEFARIPVEVEYASEFRYRDPVINEDDIVIAVSQSGETADTLAAIELAKGRGATIIGICNVVGSSIARMTHAGSYTHAGPEIGVASTKAFTAQVTLLTLMALMIGHRKGTIDEAKYRELLMELDAIPSKVEKVLKTEAQIKYIASIYKDARNALYLGRGYSFPVALEGALKLKEISYIHAEGYPAAEMKHGPIALIDEEMPVFVIATHGASYEKVVSNIQEVKARKGKVIAVVTEGDTTVKELADHTIEIPASPDAFVPLLAVVPFQLISYHIAVMRGCNVDQPRNLAKSVTVE is encoded by the coding sequence ATGTGCGGGATCGTCGGCTATGTGGGCAAAAAGGAAGCCTACCCCATTTTGATCAACGGCTTGAAGCGGCTGGAATACCGGGGCTATGACAGTGCTGGTGTGGCCTTGATCGGCCCGGACGGGCTGAATGTGCGCAAGTGCAAGGGCAAGGTGAGCGACTTGGAGGCCCATGTGAACGGTGCTCAAATGCTCGGTACCATCGGTATCGGCCACACGCGCTGGGCTACGCATGGCGAACCGAACGATGTGAACGCGCACCCGCACGTTTCCAACAGCGGCGACCTGGCCTTGATCCATAACGGGATCATCGAGAACTACGCCACGCTGAAGGAGGAGCTCATTAAACGTGGTCACGAGTTCAAGAGTGAGACCGATACGGAAGTGCTGGTGCATCTCATCGATGACATCCAGCGTTCGGAGGGTACCGACCTCCCGGAATCCGTGCGGTTAGCTTTGGAGAACGTGGTAGGGGCCTATGCCATCGTGGTGCTGGACCGGAAGACGCCGGACCTGTTGGTGGCCGCGCGGAAAAGCAGTCCGTTGGTCATCGGCATCGGCGAGGACGGCGACCATTTCCTGGCCAGCGACGCCACCCCGATCGTGGAGCACACCCGCAACGTGGTGTACATGGAGGACGGCGAGATCGCCATCATCGAACGGGACAAGGGCCTTCGGGTGCGGAACATCAAGAACCAAGAGAAGCGGCCTTCGATCCAAGCGCTGGAGATCCAGTTGGAAGCGCTGGAGAAGAGCGGATACGAGCACTTCATGCTCAAGGAGATCAACGAGCAGCCCAGGAGCATCCGCGATTCCATGCGGGGGCGGTTGAACTTGGCGCAAGGCGAGATCGTCCTCGGTGGCATTAAGGACTATGAGCAGAAGTTCGTCAACGCTAAGCGGATCCTTATCGTGGCGTGCGGCACCAGCTGGCATGCGGGCATGGTGGGCGAATACCTCTTCGAGGAGTTCGCACGCATTCCGGTGGAAGTGGAATATGCAAGTGAATTCCGCTATCGGGACCCGGTGATCAACGAGGACGACATTGTGATCGCCGTCAGCCAGAGCGGGGAGACGGCGGACACCTTGGCGGCCATCGAACTGGCGAAGGGCCGCGGTGCCACGATCATCGGCATCTGCAACGTGGTGGGCAGCAGCATTGCGCGCATGACCCATGCGGGCTCATACACCCATGCCGGCCCGGAGATCGGCGTGGCCAGCACCAAGGCGTTCACCGCACAGGTTACCCTGCTCACGTTAATGGCCCTGATGATCGGGCACCGGAAGGGAACCATCGACGAGGCCAAGTACCGGGAGCTGCTGATGGAGCTCGATGCCATTCCGTCCAAGGTGGAGAAGGTGTTGAAGACGGAGGCGCAGATCAAGTACATCGCCAGCATCTACAAAGATGCCCGCAACGCGCTGTACTTGGGCCGTGGATATTCCTTCCCGGTGGCTTTGGAAGGCGCATTGAAGTTGAAGGAGATCAGCTACATCCATGCGGAGGGTTATCCTGCGGCGGAGATGAAGCATGGTCCCATCGCGTTGATCGACGAGGAGATGCCGGTGTTCGTCATCGCCACGCACGGTGCCAGCTATGAGAAGGTGGTGAGCAACATCCAGGAAGTGAAGGCGAGGAAGGGCAAAGTGATCGCCGTGGTCACCGAGGGGGATACCACTGTGAAGGAACTGGCGGACCATACGATCGAGATCCCCGCCTCACCGGACGCTTTCGTGCCCTTGCTGGCCGTGGTGCCGTTCCAGCTGATCAGCTACCACATCGCCGTGATGCGCGGTTGCAACGTGGACCAGCCCCGGAACCTGGCCAAGAGCGTCACGGTGGAGTAA
- a CDS encoding TM2 domain-containing protein, with the protein MPVKHLVVITGLLLTILGQSTCMAAGPFTDPAAVITVLLPVETTPGDPAQKEPQRLVAATLALTLGTFGAHRLYFGTDLKVPIIYGLTFGGFGVFVLIDLAHILFTKDLKAYMHNNKVFMWSEGRTKALTPP; encoded by the coding sequence ATGCCGGTAAAGCACCTCGTCGTGATCACGGGTCTCCTATTGACCATTCTTGGCCAAAGCACCTGCATGGCGGCAGGGCCGTTCACCGATCCGGCGGCGGTGATCACGGTCCTTTTACCCGTGGAAACTACACCCGGCGACCCGGCCCAAAAGGAGCCGCAACGGTTAGTAGCCGCCACCCTTGCCTTGACCTTGGGCACTTTCGGTGCACACCGGCTTTATTTCGGCACGGATCTGAAGGTGCCGATCATCTACGGCCTCACGTTCGGCGGCTTTGGGGTGTTCGTTCTCATCGACCTTGCCCATATCCTCTTCACAAAGGACCTGAAAGCCTACATGCACAACAACAAGGTGTTCATGTGGTCCGAAGGGCGCACCAAGGCACTTACTCCACCGTGA
- a CDS encoding superoxide dismutase, whose product MAFELPALPYAFNALEPHIDARTMEIHHGKHHQGYVNNLNNAIAGTPLEGKSIEDILKNLDMKNMAVRNNGGGHYNHSLFWSVMAPNAGGAPSGELAEAINRDLRGFDTFKEDFAKAAATRFGSGWAWLCVHKGGKLGICSTPNQDNPLMPDTGCGGTPVLGVDVWEHAYYLHYQNRRPDYLKAWWNVVDWNAVAKRYANAK is encoded by the coding sequence ATGGCATTTGAACTTCCTGCCCTTCCCTACGCCTTCAATGCACTTGAGCCGCATATCGATGCTCGTACGATGGAGATCCACCACGGCAAGCACCATCAAGGCTACGTGAATAACCTGAACAACGCCATCGCAGGCACGCCACTGGAGGGCAAGTCCATCGAGGACATCCTGAAGAACCTGGACATGAAGAACATGGCCGTGCGCAACAACGGCGGAGGGCACTATAACCATAGTCTCTTCTGGTCCGTGATGGCACCGAACGCCGGCGGCGCCCCTTCCGGCGAGCTGGCAGAGGCCATCAACCGCGATCTCCGCGGCTTCGACACCTTCAAGGAGGACTTCGCCAAGGCAGCGGCCACCCGCTTCGGCAGCGGGTGGGCATGGCTCTGCGTCCACAAGGGCGGCAAGTTGGGGATCTGCTCAACACCCAACCAGGACAATCCGCTGATGCCGGATACCGGTTGCGGAGGAACCCCGGTCCTTGGCGTCGATGTTTGGGAACACGCATACTACCTCCACTACCAGAACCGCAGGCCGGACTACCTGAAAGCCTGGTGGAACGTGGTGGACTGGAACGCCGTGGCCAAGCGCTACGCGAACGCGAAGTAG
- a CDS encoding S41 family peptidase gives MNGTDDKKRSWAVFYPLMLGVAVAGGFYVGSRMGGSEVPTSRLFELRKNNPGAKLQQVLDLIERQYVDTVQKGKLVDAVLQNMLQQLDPHSYYISAADLQAAEEPLEGSFMGIGVEFSIQRDTIIVVATIEGGPSEALGIRAGDRIVNADSVKLAGVGVTNDMVMKALRGPENTKVTVGIVRGGGKPFDVTITRGPIPINSVAVSLLDDDSTGYVKLSRFARTTHEEFVKATSELKALGMKRLILDLRGNGGGYLNAAIGVCDELLPKGSGIVYTEGRASPRQDYKADGDGTLIDMPLAVLIDEGSASASEIVTGAVQDNDRALIVGRRSFGKGLVQEQINLRDNSAVRITTARYYTPSGRCIQRPYGNGIDYNDDLEERYIHGELLNIDSIHLDSSKAYSTKDGRTVYGGGGIMPDIFVPADTTDRSAYLSELFFSGALNRYSFDVADRHRAALKKFGGPERFNKQYAITTAQLEALAKEAESQGVKYDPEDLKASASIIALRLKAGVARNIWGDSGYYRVLLSEDRIYDRAHQVLRAGQVAIAH, from the coding sequence GTGAACGGCACGGACGATAAGAAGCGGTCGTGGGCGGTGTTCTACCCGCTCATGTTGGGCGTTGCCGTGGCCGGCGGCTTCTATGTCGGCTCGCGCATGGGCGGGTCCGAAGTACCGACATCGCGGCTGTTCGAGCTGCGGAAGAACAACCCCGGCGCCAAGCTGCAGCAGGTGCTGGACCTCATCGAACGGCAATATGTGGACACGGTGCAGAAAGGCAAGCTGGTGGACGCGGTGCTGCAGAACATGTTGCAACAGCTCGATCCGCACAGCTACTACATCAGTGCTGCTGACCTGCAGGCGGCGGAAGAGCCGTTGGAGGGCAGCTTCATGGGCATCGGTGTGGAGTTCAGCATACAACGCGACACCATCATCGTGGTGGCCACCATCGAGGGCGGCCCCAGCGAGGCGCTCGGGATACGGGCCGGCGACCGGATCGTAAACGCGGACAGCGTGAAGTTGGCCGGGGTGGGCGTTACCAACGACATGGTGATGAAGGCCCTGCGCGGCCCGGAGAACACCAAGGTCACCGTGGGCATTGTGCGCGGCGGCGGAAAACCCTTCGATGTCACCATTACCCGCGGGCCGATCCCGATCAACAGTGTGGCCGTTTCCTTGTTGGATGACGACAGCACCGGCTATGTAAAGCTTTCCCGGTTCGCACGGACCACCCATGAAGAGTTCGTAAAGGCCACTTCCGAGCTGAAAGCGCTTGGCATGAAGCGGCTCATTCTGGACCTGCGCGGGAACGGAGGGGGCTATCTCAATGCCGCGATAGGCGTGTGCGATGAACTGCTGCCCAAAGGAAGCGGGATCGTCTATACCGAAGGCCGTGCTTCACCCCGGCAGGACTACAAGGCGGACGGCGACGGCACCTTGATCGACATGCCGCTGGCCGTGCTGATCGATGAAGGGTCCGCCTCGGCCAGCGAGATCGTCACCGGTGCCGTCCAGGACAACGACCGTGCGCTCATCGTGGGGCGGCGCTCCTTCGGGAAAGGCTTGGTGCAGGAGCAGATCAACCTACGGGACAACAGTGCGGTGCGCATCACCACGGCCCGCTATTACACACCCAGCGGCCGCTGCATCCAGCGGCCTTATGGAAATGGCATCGACTATAATGACGATCTGGAGGAGCGCTATATCCATGGTGAATTGCTGAACATCGACAGCATCCATCTGGACTCCTCCAAAGCCTATTCCACCAAGGACGGGCGTACGGTGTATGGCGGGGGCGGCATCATGCCGGACATCTTCGTGCCTGCGGACACCACCGATCGTTCGGCCTACCTCAGTGAGCTCTTCTTCTCGGGCGCATTGAACCGTTACTCGTTCGATGTTGCCGATCGGCACAGGGCCGCATTGAAGAAGTTCGGAGGTCCGGAACGCTTCAACAAGCAATATGCGATCACCACGGCCCAGCTGGAGGCATTGGCCAAAGAAGCGGAAAGCCAAGGGGTGAAGTATGACCCGGAAGACCTGAAGGCTTCCGCCTCCATCATCGCATTGCGCCTCAAGGCGGGCGTTGCACGCAACATCTGGGGGGACAGCGGTTATTACCGCGTACTGCTCAGCGAGGACCGGATCTATGATCGTGCGCACCAAGTTCTGCGGGCCGGACAAGTGGCCATCGCCCATTAG